The following are from one region of the Juglans regia cultivar Chandler chromosome 10, Walnut 2.0, whole genome shotgun sequence genome:
- the LOC108999475 gene encoding aconitate hydratase, cytoplasmic: MASENPFKANLTSLPKPGGGEFGKFYSLPSLNDPRIEKLPYSIRILLESAIRNCDNFQVKKEDVEKIIDWEKSSPKQVEIPFKPARVLLQDFTGVPAVVDLACMRDAMNKLGSDSNKINPLVPVDLVIDHSVQVDVARSDNAVQANMDLEFQRNKERFAFLKWGSTAFHNMLVVPPGSGIVHQVNLEYLGRVVFNSDGILYPDSVVGTDSHTTMIDGLGVAGWGVGGIEAEAAMLGQPMSMVLPGVVGFKLSGKLRNGVTATDLVLTVTQMLRKHGVVGKFVEFYGDGMGELSLADRATIANMSPEYGATMGFFPVDHITLQYLKLTGRSDETVEMIEAYLRANKLFVDYNEPQLERVYSSYLQLDLADVDPCVSGPKRPHDRVPLKEMKADWHSCLDNKVGFKGFAIPKEVQEKVAKFSFHGQPAELRHGSVVIAAITSCTNTSNPSVMLGAGLVAKKACELGLQVKPWVKTSLAPGSGVVTKYLLQSGLQKYFNQQGFHIVGYGCTTCIGNSGDLDESVASTISENDIVAAAVLSGNRNFEGRVHPLTRANYLASPPLVVAYALAGTVDIDFDKEPIGTGKDGKSVYFKDIWPSTEEIAEVVQSSVLPEMFKSTYKAITKGNPMWNQLSVPTATLYSWDPNSTYIHEPPYFKGMTLDPPGAHGVKDAYCLLNFGDSITTDHISPAGSIHKDSPAAKYLLERGVDRKDFNSYGSRRGNDEVMARGTFANIRIVNKLLSGEVGPKTIHIPTGEKLYVFDAATRYKAAGQDTIILAGAEYGSGSSRDWAAKGPMLLGVKAVIAKSFERIHRSNLVGMGVIPLCFKAGEDADTLGLTGHERYTIDLPSKISEIKPGQDVTVTTDTGKSFTCIARFDTEVELAYFNHGGILPYVIRNLTKQ, from the exons ATGG CTTCTGAAAATCCTTTCAAGGCTAATTTGACAAGTCTTCCCAAGCCAGGAGGTGGCGAGTTTGGAAAGTTTTACAGCCTTCCATCTTTGAATGATCCTAGGATTG AGAAGTTGCCATACTCAATCAGAATCCTCCTGGAGTCCGCGATTCGCAATTGTGATAACTTCCAAGTAAAGAAGGAAgatgttgagaaaattattgATTGGGAGAAATCTTCTCCGAAGCAAGTTGAAATTCCTTTCAAGCCTGCTCGCGTTCTCTTGCAG GATTTTACTGGAGTTCCAGCTGTGGTCGACCTTGCTTGTATGCGGGATGCCATGAACAAACTTGGAAGCGATTCTAACAAGATTAATCCTTTG GTTCCGGTGGACCTTGTAATTGATCATTCAGTTCAGGTTGATGTAGCAAGGTCTGACAATGCTGTTCAGGCAAATATGGATCTTGAATTTCAGAGAAACAAGGAGAGATTTGCTTTTCTTAAATGGGGGTCTACTGCTTTCCACAACATGCTTGTTGTTCCTCCTGGTTCTGGCATTGTGCATCAG GTTAATCTTGAATATCTTGGACGGGTCGTTTTCAACTCAGATGGCATCCTCTATCCTGATAGTGTGGTTGGAACAGATTCCCATACAACCATGATTGATGGGTTAGGAGTTGCTGGCTGGGGAGTTGGAGGTATTGAAGCAGAGGCTGCAATGCTTGGTCAG CCCATGAGCATGGTGTTGCCTGGTGTTGTTGGGTTCAAGTTATCTGGAAAATTGCGCAATGGTGTTACTGCTACCGACTTGGTTTTAACTGTGACACAAATGCTGAGGAAGCATGGCGTAGTTGGAAAATTCGTTGAGTTCTATG GGGATGGCATGGGTGAACTATCACTAGCTGATAGGGCCACTATTGCCAATATGTCTCCTGAATATGGGGCAACCATGGGATTCTTCCCTGTAGACCATATCACTTTACAGTATCTCAAGTTAACCGGAAGAAGTGATGAGACG GTGGAAATGATAGAAGCTTATCTCCGGGCAAATAAATTGTTTGTTGACTATAACGAG CCTCAACTAGAAAGAGTGTACTCCTCTTATCTACAGCTGGATCTCGCGGATGTTGATCCTTGTGTCTCAGGACCAAAGAG acCTCATGATCGAGTGcctttaaaagaaatgaaagctgaTTGGCATTCTTGTCTTGATAACAAAGTTGGATTCAAG GGGTTTGCTATACCAAAAGAAGTACAAGAAAAAGTGGCCAAGTTTTCATTCCATGGACAACCAGCAGAGCTTAGGCATGGTAGTGTTGTGATTGCTGCGATCACAAGCTGCACCAATACATCAAACCCTAGTGTCATGCTTGGCGCAGGTCTTGTTGCAAAGAAAGCTTGTGAACTTGGTTTGCAG GTGAAACCATGGGTAAAAACAAGTCTTGCCCCGGGCTCTGGAgttgttacaaaatatttgcTCCAAAG TGGActgcaaaaatattttaaccaacAGGGCTTCCATATTGTTGGATATGGCTGCACAACATGTATAGGAAATTCAGGAGATTTAGATGAATCGGTTGCTTCTACTATTTCAGAAAATG ACATTGTAGCAGCTGCCGTGCTTTCTGGGAACCGGAATTTTGAAGGTCGTGTTCATCCATTGACAAGAGCTAACTACCTTGCCTCTCCTCCTTTAGTGGTTGCCTATGCCCTTGCTGGCACG GTTGACATTGACTTCGACAAGGAGCCAATTGGCACTGGGAAGGATGGTAAGAGTGTCTATTTTAAGGATATCTGGCCTTCGACAGAAGAAATTGCAGAG GTTGTTCAATCCAGTGTGTTGCCTGAGATGTTCAAAAGTACTTACAAGGCTATTACGAAAGGCAATCCCATGTGGAATCAGCTTTCAGTTCCAACTGCCACCCTGTACTCATGGGACCCCAATTCAACCTACATTCACGAGCCCCCATACTTCAAGGGAATGACTCTGGATCCTCCTGGAGCTCATGGAGTAAAGGATGCTTACTGCCTGCTAAATTTTGGTGACAGTATTACAACAGATCACATTTCCCCAGCTGGAAGCATCCACAAAGACAGTCCTGCTGCGAAATACCTTCTTGAGCGTGGGGTTGATCGCAAGGACTTCAATTCTTATGGAAGCCGCCGTGGCAATGATGAAGTGATGGCAAGGGGAACTTTTGCCAATATCCGCATTGTTAACAAGCTCTTGAGTGGGGAAGTGGGCCCAAAAACAATTCACATTCCTACAGGAGAGAAACTCTATGTTTTTGATGCAGCAACG AGGTACAAGGCTGCTGGGCAGGACACCATTATACTGGCTGGTGCTGAATATGGAAGTGGAAGCTCTAGGGACTGGGCTGCCAAAGGTCCAATGTTATTG GGAGTTAAGGCAGTGATTGCCAAAAGCTTTGAGAGAATTCACCGCAGTAATTTGGTGGGAATGGGTGTTATTCCACTTTGCTTCAAGGCTGGTGAGGATGCTGACACGCTAGGATTGACTGGTCACGAACGTTACACCATTGACCTCCCAAGCAAAATTAGCGAGATAAAGCCAGGCCAAGATGTGACTGTCACAACCGATACCGGAAAGTCTTTCACATGCATCGCCCGTTTTGACACTGAG GTGGAATTGGCCTATTTCAATCATGGAGGCATTCTTCCATATGTTATACGTAACCTGACCAAGCAATAA